Proteins encoded by one window of Elephas maximus indicus isolate mEleMax1 chromosome 5, mEleMax1 primary haplotype, whole genome shotgun sequence:
- the LOC126077420 gene encoding keratin-associated protein 10-6-like isoform X47, translating into MSLLSPCYSHCHCVPVSPCHCHCTLCKHLCVSPGVSPSVTVTVVCHHVSACVSPGVSLCHCHSVTVVCHHVSVHVCHQVCHCATVSHCCLSPCLCACVLPGVSLCHCHSVTVVCHHVSVHVCHQVCHCYSLSLLSVTMSLCMCVTRCITVPLSLCHCCLSPCLCACVSPGVSLCHCQSLLSVTMSLCMCVTRCITVPLSLSPCLCMCVTRCVTLPVVCHHVSVHVCQQVCHCATVTLSLLSPCLCACVSPGVSLLLFVTIVCHHVSVHVCHQVYHCATVTLSLLSPCLCACVSPGVSLCHCHSVTVVCHHVSVHVCHQVCHCATVSHCCLSPCLCACVLPGVSLCHCHSVTVVCHHVSVHVSPGVSLCHCQSVSLQHCGASSCVHRTWLLALLGRLAEVPCSFMMSGCFTSESENSRELVGPQLPPRKCHGSHGDRPGAERLVDRSVGVSFGIAWQWAAPLNDILPPFSRPHLGGTAWGWVGRPLG; encoded by the exons ATGTCACTGTTGTCACCATGTTACTCTCACTGTCACTGTGTACCTGTGTCACCATGTCACTGTCACTGTACTCTGTGTAAACATCTGTGTGTGTCACCAGGTGTGTCACCGTCAGTCACTGTCACTGTTGTCTGTCACCATGTCTCTGCATGTGTGTCACCAGGTGTATCACTGTGCCACTGTCACTCTGTCACTGTTGTCTGTCACCATGTctctgtgcatgtgtgtcaccAG GTGTGTCACTGTGCCACTGTCAGTCACTGTTGTCTGTCACCATGtctctgtgcatgtgtgttaCCAG GTGTATCACTGTGCCACTGTCACTCTGTCACTGTTGTCTGTCACCATGTctctgtgcatgtgtgtcaccAGGTGTGTCACTGTTACTCTTTGTCACTATTGTCTGTCACCATGTctctgtgcatgtgtgtcaccAGGTGTATCACTGTGCCACTGTCACTCTGTCACTGTTGTCTGTCACCATGTctctgtgcatgtgtgtcaccAGGTGTGTCACTGTGCCACTGTCAGTCACTGTTGTCTGTCACCATGtctctgtgcatgtgtgttaCCAGGTGTATCACTGTGCCACTGTCACTGTCACCATGTCTCTGCATGTGTGTCACCAGGTGTGTCACTCTCCCTGTTGTCTGTCACCATGTCTCTGTGCATGTGTGTCAGCAGGTGTGTCACTGTGCCACTGTCACTCTGTCACTGCTGTCACCATGTctctgtgcatgtgtgtcaccAG GTGTGTCACTGTTACTCTTTGTCACTATTGTCTGTCACCATGTctctgtgcatgtgtgtcaccAGGTGTATCACTGTGCCACTGTCACTCTGTCACTGTTGTCACCATGTctctgtgcatgtgtgtcaccAGGCGTATCACTGTGCCACTGTCACTCTGTCACTGTTGTCTGTCACCATGTctctgtgcatgtgtgtcaccAGGTGTGTCACTGTGCCACTGTCAGTCACTGTTGTCTGTCACCATGtctctgtgcatgtgtgttaCCAGGTGTATCACTGTGCCACTGTCACTCTGTCACTGTTGTCTGTCACCATGTCTCTGTGCATGTGTCACCAGGTGTGTCACTGTGCCACTGTCAGTCTGTGTCACTGCAACACTGTGGTGCCTCCAGCTGCGTGCACAGGACATGGCTGTTGGCTCTTTTGGGGAGACTGGCAGAAGTGCCCTGTTCCTTCATGATGTCGGGTTGCTTTACCTCAGAGAGTGAGAACAGTAGAGAATTGGTGGGGCCCCAGCTGCCACCTAGGAAGTGTCATGGGTCCCACGGGGACAGGCCTGGAGCAGAAAGACTGGTAGATAGATCAGTAGGAGTGAGTTTTGGAATAGCGTGGCAGTGGGCAGCCCCTTTGAATGACATTCTCCCTCCATTTTCCCGTCCCCACCTGGGAGGGACAGCATGGGGTTGGGTGGGCAGACCCCTCGGATGA
- the LOC126077420 gene encoding uncharacterized protein LOC126077420 isoform X9, producing the protein MLLCHCVPMCHHVSVCCVTVCLCHHVSFCHHVTLSLFCHRVTVTASLCSMCHYVNVSPCHCCHHVTLTVTVYLCHHVTVTVLCVNICVCHQVCHRQSLSLLSVTMSLHVCHQVYHCATVTLSLLSVTMSLCMCVTRCVTVPLSVTVVTMSLCMCVTRCITVPLSLCHCCLSPCLCACVSPGVSLCHCQSLLSVTMSLCMCVTRCITVPLSLCHCCLSPCLCACVSPGVSLCHCQSLLSVTMSLCMCVTRCITVPLSLSPCLCMCVTRCVTLPVVCHHVSVHVCQQVCHCATVTLSLLSPCLCACVSPGVSLCHCHSVTVVCHHVSVHVCHQVCHCYSLSLLSVTMSLCMCVTRCITVPLSLCHCCLSPCLCACVSPGVSLCHCQSLLSVTMSLCMCVTRCITVPLSLSPCLCMCVTRCVTLPVVCHHVSVHVCQQVCHCATVTLSLLSPCLCACVSPGVSLLLFVTIVCHHVSVHVCHQVYHCATVTLSLLSPCLCACVSPGVSLCHCHSVTVVCHHVSVHVCHQVCHCATVSHCCLSPCLCACVLPGVSLCHCHSVTVVCHHVSVHVSPGVSLCHCQSVSLQHCGASSCVHRTWLLALLGRLAEVPCSFMMSGCFTSESENSRELVGPQLPPRKCHGSHGDRPGAERLVDRSVGVSFGIAWQWAAPLNDILPPFSRPHLGGTAWGWVGRPLG; encoded by the exons ATGTTACTCTGTCACTGTGTCCCCATGTGTCACCATGTCAGTGTTTGCTGTGTTACTGTGTGCCTGTGTCACCATGTCAGTTTTTGTCACCATGTCACACTGTCACTGTTCTGTCACCGTGTCACTGTCACTGCATCACTGTGTTCTATGTGTCACTATGTCAATGTGTCACCATGTCACTGTTGTCACCATGTTACTCTCACTGTCACTGTGTACCTGTGTCACCATGTCACTGTCACTGTACTCTGTGTAAACATCTGTGTGTGTCACCAGGTGTGTCACCGTCAGTCACTGTCACTGTTGTCTGTCACCATGTCTCTGCATGTGTGTCACCAGGTGTATCACTGTGCCACTGTCACTCTGTCACTGTTGTCTGTCACCATGTctctgtgcatgtgtgtcaccAGGTGTGTCACTGTGCCACTGTCAGTCACTGTTGTCACCATGtctctgtgcatgtgtgttaCCAG GTGTATCACTGTGCCACTGTCACTCTGTCACTGTTGTCTGTCACCATGTctctgtgcatgtgtgtcaccAGGTGTGTCACTGTGCCACTGTCAGTCACTGTTGTCTGTCACCATGtctctgtgcatgtgtgttaCCAGGTGTATCACTGTGCCACTGTCACTCTGTCACTGTTGTCTGTCACCATGTctctgtgcatgtgtgtcaccAGGTGTGTCACTGTGCCACTGTCAGTCACTGTTGTCTGTCACCATGtctctgtgcatgtgtgttaCCAGGTGTATCACTGTGCCACTGTCACTGTCACCATGTCTCTGCATGTGTGTCACCAGGTGTGTCACTCTCCCTGTTGTCTGTCACCATGTCTCTGTGCATGTGTGTCAGCAGGTGTGTCACTGTGCCACTGTCACTCTGTCACTGCTGTCACCATGTctctgtgcatgtgtgtcaccAGGTGTATCACTGTGCCACTGTCACTCTGTCACTGTTGTCTGTCACCATGTctctgtgcatgtgtgtcaccAGGTGTGTCACTGTTACTCTTTGTCACTATTGTCTGTCACCATGTctctgtgcatgtgtgtcaccAGGTGTATCACTGTGCCACTGTCACTCTGTCACTGTTGTCTGTCACCATGTctctgtgcatgtgtgtcaccAGGTGTGTCACTGTGCCACTGTCAGTCACTGTTGTCTGTCACCATGtctctgtgcatgtgtgttaCCAGGTGTATCACTGTGCCACTGTCACTGTCACCATGTCTCTGCATGTGTGTCACCAGGTGTGTCACTCTCCCTGTTGTCTGTCACCATGTCTCTGTGCATGTGTGTCAGCAGGTGTGTCACTGTGCCACTGTCACTCTGTCACTGCTGTCACCATGTctctgtgcatgtgtgtcaccAG GTGTGTCACTGTTACTCTTTGTCACTATTGTCTGTCACCATGTctctgtgcatgtgtgtcaccAGGTGTATCACTGTGCCACTGTCACTCTGTCACTGTTGTCACCATGTctctgtgcatgtgtgtcaccAGGCGTATCACTGTGCCACTGTCACTCTGTCACTGTTGTCTGTCACCATGTctctgtgcatgtgtgtcaccAGGTGTGTCACTGTGCCACTGTCAGTCACTGTTGTCTGTCACCATGtctctgtgcatgtgtgttaCCAGGTGTATCACTGTGCCACTGTCACTCTGTCACTGTTGTCTGTCACCATGTCTCTGTGCATGTGTCACCAGGTGTGTCACTGTGCCACTGTCAGTCTGTGTCACTGCAACACTGTGGTGCCTCCAGCTGCGTGCACAGGACATGGCTGTTGGCTCTTTTGGGGAGACTGGCAGAAGTGCCCTGTTCCTTCATGATGTCGGGTTGCTTTACCTCAGAGAGTGAGAACAGTAGAGAATTGGTGGGGCCCCAGCTGCCACCTAGGAAGTGTCATGGGTCCCACGGGGACAGGCCTGGAGCAGAAAGACTGGTAGATAGATCAGTAGGAGTGAGTTTTGGAATAGCGTGGCAGTGGGCAGCCCCTTTGAATGACATTCTCCCTCCATTTTCCCGTCCCCACCTGGGAGGGACAGCATGGGGTTGGGTGGGCAGACCCCTCGGATGA
- the LOC126077420 gene encoding uncharacterized protein LOC126077420 isoform X35, which translates to MLLCHCVPMCHHVSVCCVTVCLCHHVSFCHHVTLSLFCHRVTVTASLCSMCHYVNVSPCHCCHHVTLTVTVYLCHHVTVTVLCVNICVCHQVCHRQSLSLLSVTMSLHVCHQVYHCATVTLSLLSVTMSLCMCVTRCVTVPLSVTVVTMSLCMCVTRCITVPLSLCHCCLSPCLCACVSPGVSLCHCQSLLSPCLCACVLPGVSLCHCHSVTVVCHHVSVHVCHQVCHCYSLSLLSVTMSLCMCVTRCITVPLSLCHCCLSPCLCACVSPGVSLCHCQSLLSVTMSLCMCVTRCITVPLSLSPCLCMCVTRCVTLPVVCHHVSVHVCQQVCHCATVTLSLLSPCLCACVSPGVSLLLFVTIVCHHVSVHVCHQVYHCATVTLSLLSPCLCACVSPGVSLCHCHSVTVVCHHVSVHVCHQVCHCATVSHCCLSPCLCACVLPGVSLCHCHSVTVVCHHVSVHVSPGVSLCHCQSVSLQHCGASSCVHRTWLLALLGRLAEVPCSFMMSGCFTSESENSRELVGPQLPPRKCHGSHGDRPGAERLVDRSVGVSFGIAWQWAAPLNDILPPFSRPHLGGTAWGWVGRPLG; encoded by the exons ATGTTACTCTGTCACTGTGTCCCCATGTGTCACCATGTCAGTGTTTGCTGTGTTACTGTGTGCCTGTGTCACCATGTCAGTTTTTGTCACCATGTCACACTGTCACTGTTCTGTCACCGTGTCACTGTCACTGCATCACTGTGTTCTATGTGTCACTATGTCAATGTGTCACCATGTCACTGTTGTCACCATGTTACTCTCACTGTCACTGTGTACCTGTGTCACCATGTCACTGTCACTGTACTCTGTGTAAACATCTGTGTGTGTCACCAGGTGTGTCACCGTCAGTCACTGTCACTGTTGTCTGTCACCATGTCTCTGCATGTGTGTCACCAGGTGTATCACTGTGCCACTGTCACTCTGTCACTGTTGTCTGTCACCATGTctctgtgcatgtgtgtcaccAGGTGTGTCACTGTGCCACTGTCAGTCACTGTTGTCACCATGtctctgtgcatgtgtgttaCCAG GTGTATCACTGTGCCACTGTCACTCTGTCACTGTTGTCTGTCACCATGTctctgtgcatgtgtgtcaccAGGTGTGTCACTGTGCCACTGTCAGTCACTGTTGTCACCATGtctctgtgcatgtgtgttaCCAG GTGTATCACTGTGCCACTGTCACTCTGTCACTGTTGTCTGTCACCATGTctctgtgcatgtgtgtcaccAGGTGTGTCACTGTTACTCTTTGTCACTATTGTCTGTCACCATGTctctgtgcatgtgtgtcaccAGGTGTATCACTGTGCCACTGTCACTCTGTCACTGTTGTCTGTCACCATGTctctgtgcatgtgtgtcaccAGGTGTGTCACTGTGCCACTGTCAGTCACTGTTGTCTGTCACCATGtctctgtgcatgtgtgttaCCAGGTGTATCACTGTGCCACTGTCACTGTCACCATGTCTCTGCATGTGTGTCACCAGGTGTGTCACTCTCCCTGTTGTCTGTCACCATGTCTCTGTGCATGTGTGTCAGCAGGTGTGTCACTGTGCCACTGTCACTCTGTCACTGCTGTCACCATGTctctgtgcatgtgtgtcaccAG GTGTGTCACTGTTACTCTTTGTCACTATTGTCTGTCACCATGTctctgtgcatgtgtgtcaccAGGTGTATCACTGTGCCACTGTCACTCTGTCACTGTTGTCACCATGTctctgtgcatgtgtgtcaccAGGCGTATCACTGTGCCACTGTCACTCTGTCACTGTTGTCTGTCACCATGTctctgtgcatgtgtgtcaccAGGTGTGTCACTGTGCCACTGTCAGTCACTGTTGTCTGTCACCATGtctctgtgcatgtgtgttaCCAGGTGTATCACTGTGCCACTGTCACTCTGTCACTGTTGTCTGTCACCATGTCTCTGTGCATGTGTCACCAGGTGTGTCACTGTGCCACTGTCAGTCTGTGTCACTGCAACACTGTGGTGCCTCCAGCTGCGTGCACAGGACATGGCTGTTGGCTCTTTTGGGGAGACTGGCAGAAGTGCCCTGTTCCTTCATGATGTCGGGTTGCTTTACCTCAGAGAGTGAGAACAGTAGAGAATTGGTGGGGCCCCAGCTGCCACCTAGGAAGTGTCATGGGTCCCACGGGGACAGGCCTGGAGCAGAAAGACTGGTAGATAGATCAGTAGGAGTGAGTTTTGGAATAGCGTGGCAGTGGGCAGCCCCTTTGAATGACATTCTCCCTCCATTTTCCCGTCCCCACCTGGGAGGGACAGCATGGGGTTGGGTGGGCAGACCCCTCGGATGA
- the LOC126077420 gene encoding uncharacterized protein LOC126077420 isoform X45, protein MSLLSPCYSHCHCVPVSPCHCHCTLCKHLCVSPGVSPSVTVTVVCHHVSACVSPGVSLCHCHSVTVVCHHVSVHVCHQVCHCATVSHCCLSPCLCACVLPGVSLCHCHSVTVVSHRVSACVSPGVSLCHCHSVTVVCHHVSVHVCHQVCHCATVSHCCHHVSVHVCYQVYHCATVTLSLLSVTMSLCMCVTRCVTVTLCHYCLSPCLCACVSPGVSLCHCHSVTVVCHHVSVHVCHQVCHCATVSHCCLSPCLCACVLPGVSLCHCHCHHVSACVSPGVSLSLLSVTMSLCMCVSRCVTVPLSLCHCCHHVSVHVCHQVYHCATAAVTFVCHHVSVRVTRCVTVTLCHYCLSPCLCACVSPGVSLCHCHSVTVVCHHVSVHVSPGVSLCHCQSVSLQHCGASSCVHRTWLLALLGRLAEVPCSFMMSGCFTSESENSRELVGPQLPPRKCHGSHGDRPGAERLVDRSVGVSFGIAWQWAAPLNDILPPFSRPHLGGTAWGWVGRPLG, encoded by the exons ATGTCACTGTTGTCACCATGTTACTCTCACTGTCACTGTGTACCTGTGTCACCATGTCACTGTCACTGTACTCTGTGTAAACATCTGTGTGTGTCACCAGGTGTGTCACCGTCAGTCACTGTCACTGTTGTCTGTCACCATGTCTCTGCATGTGTGTCACCAGGTGTATCACTGTGCCACTGTCACTCTGTCACTGTTGTCTGTCACCATGTctctgtgcatgtgtgtcaccAG GTGTGTCACTGTGCCACTGTCAGTCACTGTTGTCTGTCACCATGtctctgtgcatgtgtgttaCCAGGTGTATCACTGTGCCACTGTCACTCTGTCACTGTTGTCTCTCACCGTGTCTCTGCATGTGTGTCACCAGGTGTATCACTGTGCCACTGTCACTCTGTCACTGTTGTCTGTCACCATGTctctgtgcatgtgtgtcaccAGGTGTGTCACTGTGCCACTGTCAGTCACTGTTGTCACCATGtctctgtgcatgtgtgttaCCAG GTGTATCACTGTGCCACTGTCACTCTGTCACTGTTGTCTGTCACCATGTctctgtgcatgtgtgtcaccAGGTGTGTCACTGTTACTCTTTGTCACTATTGTCTGTCACCATGTctctgtgcatgtgtgtcaccAGGTGTATCACTGTGCCACTGTCACTCTGTCACTGTTGTCTGTCACCATGTctctgtgcatgtgtgtcaccAGGTGTGTCACTGTGCCACTGTCAGTCACTGTTGTCTGTCACCATGtctctgtgcatgtgtgttaCCAGGTGTATCACTGTGCCACTGTCACTGTCACCATGTCTCTGCATGTGTGTCACCAGGTGTGTCACTCTCCCTGTTGTCTGTCACCATGTCTCTGTGCATGTGTGTCAGCAGGTGTGTCACTGTGCCACTGTCACTCTGTCACTGCTGTCACCATGTctctgtgcatgtgtgtcaccAGGTGTATCACTGTGCCACTGCTGCTGTCACTTTTGTCTGCCACCATGTCTCTGTGCGTGTCACCAGGTGTGTCACTGTTACTCTTTGTCACTATTGTCTGTCACCATGTctctgtgcatgtgtgtcaccAG GTGTATCACTGTGCCACTGTCACTCTGTCACTGTTGTCTGTCACCATGTCTCTGTGCATGTGTCACCAGGTGTGTCACTGTGCCACTGTCAGTCTGTGTCACTGCAACACTGTGGTGCCTCCAGCTGCGTGCACAGGACATGGCTGTTGGCTCTTTTGGGGAGACTGGCAGAAGTGCCCTGTTCCTTCATGATGTCGGGTTGCTTTACCTCAGAGAGTGAGAACAGTAGAGAATTGGTGGGGCCCCAGCTGCCACCTAGGAAGTGTCATGGGTCCCACGGGGACAGGCCTGGAGCAGAAAGACTGGTAGATAGATCAGTAGGAGTGAGTTTTGGAATAGCGTGGCAGTGGGCAGCCCCTTTGAATGACATTCTCCCTCCATTTTCCCGTCCCCACCTGGGAGGGACAGCATGGGGTTGGGTGGGCAGACCCCTCGGATGA
- the LOC126077420 gene encoding keratin-associated protein 10-4-like isoform X43, which yields MLLCHCVPMCHHVSVCCVTVCLCHHVSFCHHVTLSLFCHRVTVTASLCSMCHYVNVSPCHCCHHVTLTVTVYLCHHVTVTVLCVNICVCHQVCHRQSLSLLSVTMSLHVCHQVYHCATVTLSLLSVTMSLCMCVTRCVTVPLSVTVVTMSLCMCVTRCITVPLSLCHCCLSPCLCACVSPGVSLCHCQSLLSPCLCACVLPGVSLCHCHSVTVVCHHVSACVSPGVSLCHCHSVTVVCHHVSVHVCHQVCHCATVSHCCLSPCLCACVLPGVSLCHCHCHHVSACVSPGVSLSLLSVTMSLCMCVSRCVTVPLSLCHCCHHVSVHVCHQVYHCATAAVTFVCHHVSVRVTRCVTVTLCHYCLSPCLCACVSPGVSLCHCHSVTVVCHHVSVHVSPGVSLCHCQSVSLQHCGASSCVHRTWLLALLGRLAEVPCSFMMSGCFTSESENSRELVGPQLPPRKCHGSHGDRPGAERLVDRSVGVSFGIAWQWAAPLNDILPPFSRPHLGGTAWGWVGRPLG from the exons ATGTTACTCTGTCACTGTGTCCCCATGTGTCACCATGTCAGTGTTTGCTGTGTTACTGTGTGCCTGTGTCACCATGTCAGTTTTTGTCACCATGTCACACTGTCACTGTTCTGTCACCGTGTCACTGTCACTGCATCACTGTGTTCTATGTGTCACTATGTCAATGTGTCACCATGTCACTGTTGTCACCATGTTACTCTCACTGTCACTGTGTACCTGTGTCACCATGTCACTGTCACTGTACTCTGTGTAAACATCTGTGTGTGTCACCAGGTGTGTCACCGTCAGTCACTGTCACTGTTGTCTGTCACCATGTCTCTGCATGTGTGTCACCAGGTGTATCACTGTGCCACTGTCACTCTGTCACTGTTGTCTGTCACCATGTctctgtgcatgtgtgtcaccAGGTGTGTCACTGTGCCACTGTCAGTCACTGTTGTCACCATGtctctgtgcatgtgtgttaCCAG GTGTATCACTGTGCCACTGTCACTCTGTCACTGTTGTCTGTCACCATGTctctgtgcatgtgtgtcaccAGGTGTGTCACTGTGCCACTGTCAGTCACTGTTGTCACCATGtctctgtgcatgtgtgttaCCAGGTGTATCACTGTGCCACTGTCACTCTGTCACTGTTGTCTGTCACCATGTTTCTGCATGTGTGTCACCAG GTGTATCACTGTGCCACTGTCACTCTGTCACTGTTGTCTGTCACCATGTctctgtgcatgtgtgtcaccAGGTGTGTCACTGTGCCACTGTCAGTCACTGTTGTCTGTCACCATGtctctgtgcatgtgtgttaCCAGGTGTATCACTGTGCCACTGTCACTGTCACCATGTCTCTGCATGTGTGTCACCAGGTGTGTCACTCTCCCTGTTGTCTGTCACCATGTCTCTGTGCATGTGTGTCAGCAGGTGTGTCACTGTGCCACTGTCACTCTGTCACTGCTGTCACCATGTctctgtgcatgtgtgtcaccAGGTGTATCACTGTGCCACTGCTGCTGTCACTTTTGTCTGCCACCATGTCTCTGTGCGTGTCACCAGGTGTGTCACTGTTACTCTTTGTCACTATTGTCTGTCACCATGTctctgtgcatgtgtgtcaccAG GTGTATCACTGTGCCACTGTCACTCTGTCACTGTTGTCTGTCACCATGTCTCTGTGCATGTGTCACCAGGTGTGTCACTGTGCCACTGTCAGTCTGTGTCACTGCAACACTGTGGTGCCTCCAGCTGCGTGCACAGGACATGGCTGTTGGCTCTTTTGGGGAGACTGGCAGAAGTGCCCTGTTCCTTCATGATGTCGGGTTGCTTTACCTCAGAGAGTGAGAACAGTAGAGAATTGGTGGGGCCCCAGCTGCCACCTAGGAAGTGTCATGGGTCCCACGGGGACAGGCCTGGAGCAGAAAGACTGGTAGATAGATCAGTAGGAGTGAGTTTTGGAATAGCGTGGCAGTGGGCAGCCCCTTTGAATGACATTCTCCCTCCATTTTCCCGTCCCCACCTGGGAGGGACAGCATGGGGTTGGGTGGGCAGACCCCTCGGATGA
- the LOC126077420 gene encoding uncharacterized protein LOC126077420 isoform X7 has product MLLCHCVPMCHHVSVCCVTVCLCHHVSFCHHVTLSLFCHRVTVTASLCSMCHYVNVSPCHCCHHVTLTVTVYLCHHVTVTVLCVNICVCHQVCHRQSLSLLSVTMSLHVCHQVYHCATVTLSLLSVTMSLCMCVTRCVTVPLSVTVVTMSLCMCVTRCITVPLSLCHCCLSPCLCACVSPGVSLCHCQSLLSPCLCACVLPGVSLCHCHSVTVVCHHVSACVSPGVSLCHCHSVTVVCHHVSVHVCHQVCHCATVSHCCLSPCLCACVLPGVSLCHCHSVTVVCHHVSVHVCHQVCHCATVSHCCLSPCLCACVLPGVSLCHCHCHHVSACVSPGVSLSLLSVTMSLCMCVSRCVTVPLSLCHCCHHVSVHVCHQVYHCATVTLSLLSVTMSLCMCVTRCVTVTLCHYCLSPCLCACVSPGVSLCHCHSVTVVCHHVSVHVCHQVCHCATVSHCCLSPCLCACVLPGVSLCHCHCHHVSACVSPGVSLSLLSVTMSLCMCVSRCVTVPLSLCHCCHHVSVHVCHQVYHCATAAVTFVCHHVSVRVTRCVTVTLCHYCLSPCLCACVSPGVSLCHCHSVTVVCHHVSVHVSPGVSLCHCQSVSLQHCGASSCVHRTWLLALLGRLAEVPCSFMMSGCFTSESENSRELVGPQLPPRKCHGSHGDRPGAERLVDRSVGVSFGIAWQWAAPLNDILPPFSRPHLGGTAWGWVGRPLG; this is encoded by the exons ATGTTACTCTGTCACTGTGTCCCCATGTGTCACCATGTCAGTGTTTGCTGTGTTACTGTGTGCCTGTGTCACCATGTCAGTTTTTGTCACCATGTCACACTGTCACTGTTCTGTCACCGTGTCACTGTCACTGCATCACTGTGTTCTATGTGTCACTATGTCAATGTGTCACCATGTCACTGTTGTCACCATGTTACTCTCACTGTCACTGTGTACCTGTGTCACCATGTCACTGTCACTGTACTCTGTGTAAACATCTGTGTGTGTCACCAGGTGTGTCACCGTCAGTCACTGTCACTGTTGTCTGTCACCATGTCTCTGCATGTGTGTCACCAGGTGTATCACTGTGCCACTGTCACTCTGTCACTGTTGTCTGTCACCATGTctctgtgcatgtgtgtcaccAGGTGTGTCACTGTGCCACTGTCAGTCACTGTTGTCACCATGtctctgtgcatgtgtgttaCCAG GTGTATCACTGTGCCACTGTCACTCTGTCACTGTTGTCTGTCACCATGTctctgtgcatgtgtgtcaccAGGTGTGTCACTGTGCCACTGTCAGTCACTGTTGTCACCATGtctctgtgcatgtgtgttaCCAGGTGTATCACTGTGCCACTGTCACTCTGTCACTGTTGTCTGTCACCATGTTTCTGCATGTGTGTCACCAG GTGTATCACTGTGCCACTGTCACTCTGTCACTGTTGTCTGTCACCATGTctctgtgcatgtgtgtcaccAGGTGTGTCACTGTGCCACTGTCAGTCACTGTTGTCTGTCACCATGtctctgtgcatgtgtgttaCCAGGTGTATCACTGTGCCACTGTCACTCTGTCACTGTTGTCTGTCACCATGTctctgtgcatgtgtgtcaccAGGTGTGTCACTGTGCCACTGTCAGTCACTGTTGTCTGTCACCATGtctctgtgcatgtgtgttaCCAGGTGTATCACTGTGCCACTGTCACTGTCACCATGTCTCTGCATGTGTGTCACCAGGTGTGTCACTCTCCCTGTTGTCTGTCACCATGTCTCTGTGCATGTGTGTCAGCAGGTGTGTCACTGTGCCACTGTCACTCTGTCACTGCTGTCACCATGTctctgtgcatgtgtgtcaccAGGTGTATCACTGTGCCACTGTCACTCTGTCACTGTTGTCTGTCACCATGTctctgtgcatgtgtgtcaccAGGTGTGTCACTGTTACTCTTTGTCACTATTGTCTGTCACCATGTctctgtgcatgtgtgtcaccAGGTGTATCACTGTGCCACTGTCACTCTGTCACTGTTGTCTGTCACCATGTctctgtgcatgtgtgtcaccAGGTGTGTCACTGTGCCACTGTCAGTCACTGTTGTCTGTCACCATGtctctgtgcatgtgtgttaCCAGGTGTATCACTGTGCCACTGTCACTGTCACCATGTCTCTGCATGTGTGTCACCAGGTGTGTCACTCTCCCTGTTGTCTGTCACCATGTCTCTGTGCATGTGTGTCAGCAGGTGTGTCACTGTGCCACTGTCACTCTGTCACTGCTGTCACCATGTctctgtgcatgtgtgtcaccAGGTGTATCACTGTGCCACTGCTGCTGTCACTTTTGTCTGCCACCATGTCTCTGTGCGTGTCACCAGGTGTGTCACTGTTACTCTTTGTCACTATTGTCTGTCACCATGTctctgtgcatgtgtgtcaccAG GTGTATCACTGTGCCACTGTCACTCTGTCACTGTTGTCTGTCACCATGTCTCTGTGCATGTGTCACCAGGTGTGTCACTGTGCCACTGTCAGTCTGTGTCACTGCAACACTGTGGTGCCTCCAGCTGCGTGCACAGGACATGGCTGTTGGCTCTTTTGGGGAGACTGGCAGAAGTGCCCTGTTCCTTCATGATGTCGGGTTGCTTTACCTCAGAGAGTGAGAACAGTAGAGAATTGGTGGGGCCCCAGCTGCCACCTAGGAAGTGTCATGGGTCCCACGGGGACAGGCCTGGAGCAGAAAGACTGGTAGATAGATCAGTAGGAGTGAGTTTTGGAATAGCGTGGCAGTGGGCAGCCCCTTTGAATGACATTCTCCCTCCATTTTCCCGTCCCCACCTGGGAGGGACAGCATGGGGTTGGGTGGGCAGACCCCTCGGATGA